Within Dermacentor variabilis isolate Ectoservices chromosome 8, ASM5094787v1, whole genome shotgun sequence, the genomic segment gttcCAACTGTCTGCCTCTCTGGTtccagactgactccaaccaaatagctgaattttattagcccgacgtttcggagcccattcggctccttcaGAGGTTGTTCTGTTGCTTATACAACTCTATGGTTGTTCTTTGGGGGTGGCGGTGTGCAGCATTTAAAGGGTCTCTTGTAAAGACCCcttaaacaaaaaacaaaagacaaaagaTCCTTTAAACGCTGCACACAGCCACCCCCGAAGAAcaacccctgaagaaggagccgaatggtctccgaaacgtcgggctaatgaaattcagttatttggttggagtcagtatGAGAGTCCGAATAGGTCGTGGTCCGAATTCGAAACTGCATGCATGTGCTCAGCGGGTCAGCTTAAATCCAAGCCAGAGCCAAACGGGAAAGCGCGCGATCGCGTCTCAGCTAGAGAGGCTAGAACTACTTTCCAGCCACTATATCTCAGCTGTcgaagttggttctttattctatggctgtCGTGCGGTGTGCGCAGAGATAAATTGTAAGGGTATAATACCATATCATAATACCTTGGAGGTTGGCCAGAACCAGTGTGCAGTTTGCTGCAGGTATCCCCTAGCTGCAGACGTGAAGCAACGAACGGCGAGGGAGGCAAACCGAATTCATAATAGTTGAAAATCCGGAAGAACTCTGTTGCACGTGTAAGTATGTGTACCACCTTCTTCTACTGAGCCGCGAGTTTGAACGAGTCGCATGTCGACGCTTCGCTCGCGAAGAGCTCCCGACAACGACGACGCCCGTGGGCTGAAGAAACGACATTGCTCATGTGGACGAAAGCCTCATGCGCAGCTAGTGAAAAAGCTAAGCGAGTCTTCCTCCTTGACGGAGACAAAATATTACTTTTCATGGCAGAGCCACTGTGCTTTGTCGACAGAAAGTCGCGGTTATTCTGAAACGGAAATACTGGGGCTCGTCAGTTTCTGTGTTTCTAAGCTGTTTAATTAAGACTAAATTGATTCAGTGTCTATTTAAAAAGGGACTAGTTACGTGAGAGCGGCGGAGAGGTTTAAAAAAAGCTCatgcccggttggctacactaTGCTCGGATAGCGCGAAATTAGGGTCAGAGTTTGAGAGTCGGTCACTGTGCACAGAGCCTCAGATCAGCGTTCGTTGGCGCGTCCGAGGTGGCTGCAGAGTGCAATGTAGCATTCGAGGAGCGCAATAATTCATTAGTTACCTTTGGAATACAAGAGTAGTGACCTTTGGCCATAAAACACATTTGCCAGTATGTTGATCACCGGTGAGCCGGAGGTCCAGGTAGCATGCAGTGATTAAATTTATTTGTCCTATTTTACATCTGAGTCACAGAAAAAGCGAATCGCTTGCTCTTATTGAACGGTCCTGTGACCATCCTGTGCAACTGTGAGCTATTGCCTTTTGTTGCACGGCCAGTCGACTCTGGACCAACACAAACGTTGACGAGATGATCCAACAGATGTCTTGGCAGCTACAGGTGTGCTGGTGTCGGAGTAAAGAGCCAGCATGTAAATGTCTGCCTACACCTTTCTTTCTCCGATAATTTTGTTGTGTGGTTGGCATATTGCGCGGTAAACGATTCTTTCCATTTATCTCTGTTGCTATCATCTGTCTTGCTGACTTGCAAATGCTGTGGTGATGTTTGTACTTGAGCAAATATTGTGAAAAGCGTCAAGGGTTTGATTGGAACAAGAGTGGAACAGATTTGTTGTATTTTTCTCCACCTTGGTCGTGTGTCGCATGTAGACAAGATGCTAAACTCCCCGGATCTACTCGAACGAGCCCCACAACCTTACGTTCACTCAAACCCATAATTCCCTGTCCTATACCCACGCATAAGACATAACAAGGCACAAGCGGAAACCGTTCCCGTGCCAGCCCGCATCCACCTTCTCAGGGACCCCGCAGAAGGTCCTCCTAAATGCATTCGCTGTGGCAACTGCTCCAATACCTATCTAATCCTGTAGATATGTCATCCTCCATTCCCTTATGTTACCTCCCTATCCCTACTCCGCAATTGACTGTGGCCCCCAGACCCCAGGAACAAGAATACCTGGCAGCGCACACCTTATCATCTTATCATCGCCATATGCTTGCAGATGTGGCCTGCTTGTTAATCCACTAAGCAGCAATAaagctttctctctccctctctgaacCACTTGAAACACTACCACTAAAATGGCTGTGCTCGTGTTCAAAGCACATACCAGGGAGCAAACATGTATGCATGTGCAAAACTTATGTCCTAACTCTCAGTGGGCAGCCCCTCATGTCTTTCTACTTTATGGGTAAGGTCCACTTTGTTGTGGCATTAAGGCCACCTGGAAGAGTTTAGCGAAGCACCATGTTGGCAAAGCTCTTTGTCTAACAGGTGCAATTTGTTAACCTTTGACAGCATCATTTTTCACTCACAGGCAATACACATTCTCACACGGGCTTCCACCTCCTTTATGCAGGAAGCTATGGCACCTGCAAATGCAAATCTCGGCTTGGAATAATCTTATTCTGGCAGGTGCAATGCCTTGTTGGCCGTGGAGAGCTGAAATACCCCTGCACCGTGCTATCCCTGCCCATTTGGCCTGGAGCCGTCAGTGGCCGTACCCATCAAACCCAGGTctcactttgtttttttcttcacgtTTACTATCAGTTTGGAAGTAGACGTTAACAATAAAATAATAGAGTACTGTGCCTGCACTAGCTGCCATGCATGATGCTGCCATGATTATAATTCGTAGATGCTGTGTCTTAAAAGGCACGAGAAAGTTTTGGAACACAGCAAGAAAACATTAACGATCTGTATACAGTGCTGCCACAAACGTGCGAGCCATATGTTAGTCTGCCTCATGCGGCTGGGAGCCCATAATCCCATAAAAGATTGCTCGCTCTCACCTGAGGCATTCAAGGTCACCTCTGATAGGTTCCGCCAGTGACATCATAGGCCCACATGACTGCCACTAGGCGCCAGCCAGCCATTGGGCTGGCCATTATCTATTCCATGATCATTACCTATTACCATGATCATTACCTATTCTTGAGCAAAAGCTAGGGCACGTATGCATAACCCTGCAGTGTCCTAGCAAACAGAGAAGCAGCATTTATTAAGGCTCATTCCATCACCACTCTTTTGTCACTCTTGGGCACCATCACTACATTGTGGAAAgaagacaaaataaaacatgtGCAGGAGGCAGGCTATTGCCATTGGTGCTGTCCCAGCTGTGAGGAAACAGTGCGTTGCGGAAAGATTGGCCCTTCACATCTTCTTTGTTATTGGgtccttccgaaaaaaaaaaaaatcggcagaacccatctcgcgatgACTGTTGACAGAAATGCATTTAGCATTGAATGAGTGTAGCGTCACAGTGTATTGCCACCGTCAGaatgagttatgtatgaggcgcaTACTGCAGTGGTACTTCTCTTtagcgcttccctaagaacactcagcGCCATCTAGCACTGCTGCCACGAAGCGCACACCTTGCCTCAGAGATGCACGGCGTACCAGTGGGTGCAAACTCTTCGAAACATATGCGACAACTGGGCTCCTCTCTCTCGCTTCTTTCTGGACGcactgcgccatctggtggcctCCAAGACGAGATTCGTGGCATGCCGGTGCGTGAAGAATTGTTCCCTTATTTGCCAcacacccagtgcattcatgatAGAGCTCGCTAAAGCATTCGCATGAGAGACGTTGATTGAAAAGTGTCAcacacccagtgcatttgtggcgagACCTGCTAAAGTGCCGGGTTTCTGTCCTTGGGGAACCC encodes:
- the LOC142590114 gene encoding uncharacterized protein LOC142590114 isoform X3 → MQISAWNNLILAGAMPCWPWRAEIPLHRAIPAHLAWSRQWPYPSNPELHIPSYRSYTPEVVRHQPPGCPLQCRASMHRDQNGSRRCFHSP